Proteins encoded by one window of Chondromyces crocatus:
- a CDS encoding glycosyltransferase family 2 protein: protein MTAPDISIVIPVYNEEAILHAAVVDLRERLSPLDWRYEIVLAENGSRDATARIASDLAAKYPEVRTFSTGSPNYGAALRQGIEQARGAIVICEEIDLCDTEFHQRAVQLLAEGELEMVIGSKLIDGAQDERPWARHAASQLYNGLLRVTLGFRGTDTHGLKAFLRRPLSPVVDACVVDRDVFASELVIRAYRADLRIREIPVRVLEKRRPSINLTRRVPHVLRNLARLTWAIRVRG, encoded by the coding sequence GCACGCCGCAGTCGTGGATCTGCGGGAGCGGCTTTCGCCGCTCGACTGGCGGTACGAGATCGTGCTCGCCGAGAACGGGTCTCGCGACGCCACGGCGCGGATCGCCTCTGACCTGGCCGCGAAGTACCCCGAGGTGCGAACCTTCTCGACGGGCTCCCCGAACTATGGCGCAGCGCTCCGCCAGGGCATCGAACAGGCACGGGGCGCCATCGTGATCTGCGAAGAGATCGATCTGTGCGACACCGAGTTCCATCAGCGAGCGGTCCAGCTGCTCGCGGAGGGGGAGCTGGAGATGGTCATCGGCTCCAAGCTGATCGACGGAGCCCAGGACGAGCGCCCCTGGGCCCGACATGCAGCCAGCCAGCTCTACAACGGACTCCTCCGCGTGACGCTCGGCTTTCGGGGCACGGACACCCACGGGTTGAAGGCTTTCCTTCGACGGCCCCTGTCGCCCGTGGTCGACGCTTGCGTCGTGGATCGGGACGTGTTCGCCAGCGAGCTGGTCATCCGCGCGTACCGGGCGGATCTACGGATACGCGAGATCCCCGTGCGGGTGCTGGAGAAGCGGCGCCCCTCGATCAATCTCACCCGCCGGGTGCCGCACGTGCTCCGGAACCTGGCGCGGCTGACCTGGGCCATCCGTGTGCGAGGCTGA
- a CDS encoding glycerol-3-phosphate dehydrogenase/oxidase has product MSKQQESPDWTPAPADWGGTAPPGAPGDDASGDQTSHVQSPAVRLRRDDTDVDVVVIGGGVNGVGVARDASQRGLRVALFERNDLAFGASGNSSGMIHGGPRYLTHDPHVTETSCRDSGHIQAIAPHLLFRIPFLVPVERSAKARVMFTLMDAFFEAYDRYQPFKRGKPHARLSADELRQLEPGLAGDLLGGFSFDEWGIDGARLCVANAVDAMERGAKVFVGCTVEQIERREDTGAVQAVRYRDRRGGGVGRLRTSVVINATGAWSSLTAATSGLPPTASLVRPGKGIHIVYDRRLTSYAIMGRTIDGRQIFICPWENVSVIGTTDDDFYGDLDGVRATSEEVRYLVQGIARVFPEVRRARAIGTYAGVRPTIHAYGPSEDQLSREHEIIDHAVHGAPGLFSMIGGKLASYRLFAEEMTDILSKHFGLGAPCATHLTPLPGGDATVDPFKLAERLEIDAVAARRLVYRHGARALRIEERVKARPREAVSVCPCEPVTEAEVRYTVRHELARTVGDVSRRTRLGLGACGGMRCAARCGQIVASELGLSPREGLRQAVEFLERQALTRVVALGPEQARQEALTIASVRSELGLVRDEDLEAAPAWRSIARLAEQEPGAHAVNPGEILCPDP; this is encoded by the coding sequence GTGAGCAAGCAGCAAGAGAGCCCCGACTGGACGCCTGCTCCCGCCGACTGGGGTGGGACGGCTCCGCCTGGAGCCCCGGGTGACGACGCGAGCGGGGATCAGACGTCACACGTGCAGTCCCCCGCCGTGCGGCTGCGCCGCGACGACACCGACGTGGACGTCGTGGTGATCGGCGGCGGCGTCAACGGGGTGGGGGTCGCACGGGACGCCTCGCAGCGTGGCCTCCGGGTGGCGCTGTTCGAGCGCAACGACCTCGCCTTCGGCGCGAGCGGCAACTCCAGTGGGATGATCCACGGCGGGCCTCGCTACCTGACCCACGATCCGCACGTCACGGAGACGTCCTGCCGCGACTCGGGCCACATCCAGGCGATCGCGCCCCACTTGCTCTTCCGCATCCCGTTCCTCGTCCCCGTCGAGCGGAGCGCGAAGGCCCGGGTGATGTTCACCCTGATGGACGCCTTCTTCGAGGCCTACGATCGTTACCAGCCCTTCAAGCGGGGCAAGCCCCACGCACGGCTCAGCGCCGACGAGCTGCGCCAGCTCGAGCCCGGGCTCGCCGGGGATCTCCTCGGGGGCTTCAGCTTCGACGAGTGGGGGATCGATGGGGCCCGCCTCTGCGTCGCGAACGCGGTCGACGCCATGGAGCGCGGCGCGAAGGTGTTCGTCGGCTGCACCGTGGAGCAGATCGAGCGGCGCGAAGATACCGGGGCCGTGCAGGCCGTGCGCTACCGAGACCGTCGCGGCGGCGGGGTGGGGAGGCTCAGGACGAGCGTGGTGATCAACGCGACGGGCGCGTGGTCGTCGCTCACCGCCGCCACGAGCGGGCTCCCTCCCACGGCCTCGCTCGTGCGCCCGGGCAAAGGCATCCACATCGTCTACGACCGGCGCCTCACCAGCTACGCCATCATGGGGCGCACGATCGATGGTCGGCAGATCTTCATCTGCCCCTGGGAGAACGTGAGCGTCATCGGCACCACCGACGATGACTTTTACGGGGATCTCGACGGCGTGCGGGCGACCAGCGAGGAAGTGCGTTACCTGGTCCAGGGCATCGCCCGTGTGTTTCCAGAGGTGCGCCGCGCACGCGCCATCGGCACGTATGCCGGCGTGAGGCCGACGATCCACGCCTACGGCCCGAGCGAGGACCAGCTCTCGCGTGAGCACGAGATCATCGACCACGCGGTCCACGGCGCGCCGGGCCTCTTCTCGATGATCGGAGGGAAGCTCGCCAGCTATCGCCTCTTCGCCGAGGAGATGACCGACATCCTGTCGAAGCACTTCGGCCTCGGAGCGCCCTGCGCGACCCACCTCACACCGCTTCCAGGAGGCGACGCCACCGTCGATCCCTTCAAGCTCGCAGAGCGGCTGGAGATCGACGCCGTCGCCGCCCGTCGCCTGGTCTACCGCCACGGAGCGCGCGCGCTCCGCATCGAGGAGCGGGTGAAGGCCAGGCCCCGAGAGGCGGTCTCGGTCTGCCCCTGCGAGCCGGTGACCGAGGCCGAGGTGCGCTACACCGTTCGGCACGAGCTGGCGCGCACCGTGGGCGACGTCTCCCGTCGCACGCGGCTCGGGCTGGGCGCGTGCGGGGGAATGCGCTGTGCGGCGCGCTGCGGTCAGATCGTCGCCAGTGAGCTGGGGCTGTCGCCGCGCGAGGGGCTCCGACAGGCGGTCGAGTTTCTGGAGAGACAGGCGCTGACCCGTGTCGTGGCGCTCGGACCCGAGCAAGCCCGGCAGGAGGCGCTCACCATCGCGAGCGTCCGTTCCGAGCTGGGTCTCGTGCGCGACGAGGATCTCGAGGCGGCGCCCGCATGGCGGAGCATCGCTCGACTCGCAGAGCAGGAGCCCGGCGCGCACGCCGTGAACCCAGGAGAAATACTGTGCCCCGATCCGTGA
- a CDS encoding FAD-dependent oxidoreductase: MPRSVIVIGSGAAGTAAAWRAQRLGCEVTMVSSGAGASALTSGAIDDVPWEQQARAARLLGVETLAAMPALPAPLVDWLEALGAWRVPASHGCLLATLAGRLRPARGHDSALLDLAATGGGRVLIPRASRADWDADALSDALNDDPRAKKMKLHFEAIDVPVLRFEDERRIADADLAVRHDHQDRRAWLAAGLRHALTQHGAVAAFLLGPWLGTRPGHAQEITREVGVPVGEALSGANSPAGLRFEISRDTQLTSVGVERVRRRVREVTAGSSRSSGHTAGFDVRLEGLDAPLHADAVVLATGGVLGGGVLYTPPEHGAGPDMPPGGRLPFALSFAAPVQLGDGHGPLEVVSSLFGPALDAIGWPSKDRQGLLEAVGVLCQGVHAAPRLLVAGDAIAARPRTLLEAAATGLRAGTEAASG, translated from the coding sequence GTGCCCCGATCCGTGATCGTGATCGGCTCCGGCGCTGCCGGAACAGCGGCCGCCTGGCGCGCGCAGCGCCTCGGATGCGAGGTGACCATGGTGTCGTCCGGCGCCGGCGCGAGCGCACTGACGAGCGGCGCCATCGACGACGTCCCCTGGGAACAGCAAGCCCGCGCGGCTCGCCTCCTGGGCGTGGAGACGCTGGCGGCCATGCCCGCGCTCCCGGCGCCGCTCGTGGACTGGCTGGAGGCGCTCGGAGCCTGGCGCGTCCCCGCCTCCCATGGATGCCTCCTCGCCACACTGGCCGGTCGCCTCCGACCTGCGCGAGGACATGATTCCGCGTTGCTCGATCTCGCTGCCACCGGCGGTGGGCGGGTCCTCATCCCGCGCGCCTCGAGAGCCGACTGGGACGCCGATGCGCTCTCGGATGCCCTCAACGACGATCCTCGGGCGAAAAAGATGAAGCTCCACTTCGAGGCCATCGACGTCCCCGTCCTGCGCTTCGAGGACGAGCGACGCATCGCGGATGCGGATCTCGCAGTGCGGCACGACCACCAGGATCGACGCGCGTGGCTCGCGGCGGGTCTGCGCCACGCGCTCACGCAACACGGCGCTGTCGCGGCCTTTCTTCTGGGCCCCTGGCTCGGCACGCGCCCCGGCCATGCCCAAGAGATCACCCGCGAGGTGGGCGTCCCGGTGGGTGAGGCGCTGAGCGGGGCGAACTCTCCCGCCGGCCTGCGCTTCGAGATCAGCCGAGACACGCAGCTCACCTCCGTCGGGGTCGAGCGAGTTCGGCGTCGCGTCCGTGAAGTCACCGCCGGGAGCTCCCGCTCATCCGGGCACACGGCCGGCTTCGATGTTCGTCTAGAGGGCCTCGACGCCCCCCTCCACGCCGACGCGGTCGTGCTCGCCACAGGGGGCGTGCTCGGAGGGGGCGTGCTCTACACCCCCCCCGAGCACGGCGCGGGACCCGACATGCCACCAGGAGGGCGGCTCCCGTTCGCGCTGTCCTTCGCTGCCCCCGTGCAGCTCGGTGATGGCCACGGCCCACTCGAGGTCGTGAGTTCGCTCTTTGGTCCTGCGCTCGATGCCATCGGCTGGCCGAGCAAGGACCGCCAGGGCTTGCTGGAGGCCGTAGGAGTCCTTTGCCAGGGAGTCCACGCAGCACCGCGCTTGCTCGTCGCTGGCGACGCCATCGCCGCCCGGCCCCGCACCCTCCTCGAAGCCGCCGCCACAGGGCTGCGCGCAGGCACGGAAGCCGCTTCCGGCTAG
- a CDS encoding S41 family peptidase, with protein MGHLAGTWLRRIGLTAVAFAGGAVSSHLAGATSQTQSPYAPIEQLARALALVENQYVEPAQRNKLIEGAVKGMVAELDPHSAFMTAEEFSQFQEETGGRFGGVGVEVDYRNETPTVIAPIEGSPAERAGIRSGDQIVAIDGKPTRGERLDKLITLMRGPAGSKVRVLIRRPGVTEPLNFELKREEIRVTSVVAKRMEHDVAYIRLKQFQEGTHEELLQAAGKLRAASKSPLAGVILDMRNNPGGLVDEAEGVADEFLGSGTIYSTRHRNVVVDEARATPGGAFSSLPIVVLVNEYSASSSELVAGALQDNKRATVIGTTTFGKGSVQTIYELPGGAGMRLTTMRYYTPSGRSIQAQGVQPDVVVQAAKGDKLAEVMRESDLEGHLAPEGASGGKPRPVLVGGGEGSEISRDVPADPRKGKDFVLSLGYETLLKEARKGR; from the coding sequence ATGGGACACCTTGCTGGAACGTGGCTGCGCAGGATCGGGCTCACGGCCGTTGCCTTTGCCGGCGGCGCGGTCTCTTCCCACCTGGCGGGGGCGACCTCCCAGACGCAGAGTCCCTACGCGCCCATCGAGCAACTCGCCCGGGCGCTGGCGCTCGTGGAGAATCAGTACGTCGAGCCAGCGCAGCGCAACAAGCTCATCGAAGGCGCGGTCAAGGGGATGGTCGCCGAGCTCGATCCACACTCGGCCTTCATGACGGCCGAAGAGTTCTCGCAGTTTCAGGAGGAGACCGGCGGGAGGTTCGGCGGTGTCGGGGTCGAGGTCGATTATCGTAACGAGACGCCGACGGTGATCGCGCCGATCGAGGGATCGCCAGCGGAGAGGGCAGGGATCCGGTCGGGAGATCAGATCGTCGCCATCGACGGAAAGCCAACGCGCGGAGAGCGCCTCGACAAGTTGATCACCTTGATGCGAGGCCCTGCTGGCTCGAAGGTCAGGGTCCTCATCCGGCGGCCTGGCGTCACCGAGCCGCTCAACTTCGAGCTGAAGCGCGAGGAGATCCGCGTCACCAGCGTCGTCGCCAAGCGCATGGAGCACGACGTGGCGTACATCCGCCTCAAGCAGTTCCAGGAAGGGACCCACGAAGAGCTGCTGCAGGCCGCTGGGAAGCTGCGCGCGGCCTCGAAGAGCCCACTCGCCGGCGTCATCCTGGACATGCGCAACAACCCCGGGGGGCTCGTCGACGAGGCGGAAGGGGTGGCCGACGAATTTCTCGGGTCGGGTACGATCTACTCGACGCGGCACAGGAACGTCGTCGTCGACGAAGCGCGGGCGACGCCGGGCGGGGCGTTCTCGTCGTTGCCCATCGTGGTGCTGGTGAACGAGTACTCGGCGAGTTCGTCGGAGCTGGTGGCCGGCGCGCTTCAGGACAACAAGCGAGCGACGGTGATCGGAACCACGACCTTCGGGAAAGGCTCGGTGCAGACGATCTACGAACTCCCCGGGGGGGCAGGGATGCGGCTGACGACGATGCGCTACTACACGCCGAGCGGTCGCTCCATCCAGGCGCAAGGGGTGCAACCCGACGTGGTGGTGCAGGCGGCGAAGGGTGACAAGCTGGCCGAGGTGATGCGGGAGAGCGACCTCGAAGGGCACCTGGCACCCGAGGGCGCGAGCGGAGGCAAGCCCAGACCCGTCCTCGTCGGTGGCGGTGAGGGATCAGAGATCAGCCGTGACGTGCCGGCCGACCCGAGAAAGGGCAAGGACTTCGTCCTGTCCCTGGGGTACGAGACGCTCCTCAAAGAAGCTCGGAAGGGCCGCTAG
- a CDS encoding RNA polymerase sigma factor — protein MAQPTDRELVDKALGGDAEAFGLLVRRHQKRIFRLAFHLVRSAAEAEDVTQETFVRAYQALGRFDGRSEPFTWLYRIAVNLSLNTIRARKPTRDATSSDDPRVESLLRETRLTFGGDPATASQQKQLATALCDGIDALSDTLRTTLILVCIDGVPHEEASKILGCPEGTVAWRVHEARRKLREYLAGRGFGGEAV, from the coding sequence ATGGCCCAACCCACAGATCGCGAACTCGTCGACAAGGCCCTGGGCGGTGACGCAGAGGCCTTCGGGCTTCTCGTCCGCCGCCATCAAAAACGGATCTTCCGCCTCGCGTTTCACCTGGTGCGATCCGCTGCGGAGGCCGAGGACGTGACACAGGAGACGTTCGTCCGCGCCTACCAGGCCCTCGGCCGCTTCGACGGGCGGAGCGAGCCTTTCACGTGGCTCTATCGCATCGCCGTGAACCTCTCGCTCAACACGATCCGCGCGCGCAAGCCGACACGGGACGCCACGTCCTCGGACGATCCCCGCGTCGAGAGCCTCTTGCGCGAGACGCGGCTCACGTTCGGTGGTGATCCCGCGACGGCCTCTCAACAGAAGCAGCTCGCCACGGCGCTCTGCGATGGCATCGATGCCCTCTCGGACACGCTCCGGACGACGCTCATCCTCGTCTGCATCGACGGCGTTCCTCACGAGGAAGCGTCGAAGATCCTGGGCTGCCCCGAGGGGACGGTGGCCTGGCGCGTTCACGAAGCGCGACGCAAGCTCCGTGAGTACCTCGCGGGGCGGGGTTTTGGAGGCGAAGCCGTATGA
- the rpsT gene encoding 30S ribosomal protein S20: MATHASAEKRNRQRIKRTARNRAAKSELRTTLKKARNSVKTSAQDASTATVTAQSQLDRAASRGVIPKERASRLKARLAKSLHKATAKLAAAS; this comes from the coding sequence ATGGCCACCCATGCATCCGCCGAGAAGCGCAACCGCCAGCGCATCAAGAGGACGGCGCGTAATCGTGCCGCCAAGAGCGAGCTGCGCACGACCCTGAAGAAGGCGCGCAATTCCGTCAAAACCTCGGCGCAGGACGCATCCACGGCGACCGTCACCGCGCAGAGCCAGCTCGACCGGGCTGCCTCCCGAGGGGTCATCCCCAAGGAGCGCGCTTCGCGCTTGAAAGCACGGCTCGCGAAGAGCCTGCACAAGGCCACGGCCAAGCTCGCAGCAGCGAGCTGA
- the polA gene encoding DNA polymerase I: MSTRPTALPPAGAPDVLYLIDLSGYVFRAYHAISPLSSPSGEPTHATYGTVAMLSKLVEERKPAYLGVAMDAGGKTFRGELDARYKAHRPPPPPDLTVQMARCKEIVEAYRIPIFIEQGLEADDLLAVAVARAKEKGLRVVIASSDKDLMQLVDDERVVLWDAMRDKVYGAAEVKEKFGVPPEQVRDLLALVGDSSDNVPGVPSIGLKTAAELLGQFGTLEAIYARIDEVKKPRTREALKTNQADALLSQKLVTLDGSASVDLDLEKLQYGGGADVDRLRELFTALGFTRFLKAVRAPTPEAREATSRVILSREELAAFVAEAREAGRLALEVHASSRDPMTASLVGVALACQPGQGVYVPLGHRYLGVPAQVSLNDLKEVLGPALADPALPKVGHDVKFCEVALQRQGFSFAGVTFDTLLASYLLDPEGNNALPVLSERDTGIKVPPFEAVAPKRKGQPTRGLDEVEVSDAAKYAAAFPAAALAVSDKLRPRLRSERLEKLLDDLELPLAGVLAQMEVAGVLVDPGALTGLGEQMAKELAVIETRAREIVGHELNLASPKQLETVLFDELKLKSQRKTKTGRSTDADVLEALAEEHPLPGVVLEHRLIAKLKGTYVDALPKLVHPETGRIHTRWSQAVAATGRISSQDPNLQNIPIRTALGRSIRRAFVAPPGSVFLSADYSQIELRVLAHLSRDPVLVEAFRTGQDIHTRTAMEIFDVDAASVTEEMRRQSKTINFGVIYGMGESALAKRLGIPRAEAARFIDAYFQRYRGVHEFMERTMAEARRSESVHTLLGRRRLLPDLRSSDRMRRAYAERIAQNTPIQGTAADLLKLAMVKLARPVVPGARMVLTVHDELAFEVPSGVVEEASVKVREAMESVYALDVPLVVDIGHGASWAEAH; the protein is encoded by the coding sequence ATGTCCACGCGGCCCACCGCGCTGCCGCCCGCCGGCGCGCCCGACGTCCTCTACCTGATCGATCTCTCCGGGTATGTCTTCCGCGCCTATCACGCCATCAGTCCGCTCTCCAGCCCGAGCGGGGAGCCGACGCACGCCACCTACGGGACGGTGGCGATGCTGTCGAAGCTGGTGGAGGAGAGGAAGCCGGCGTACCTGGGGGTCGCCATGGACGCGGGGGGCAAGACGTTCCGGGGCGAGCTCGACGCGCGCTACAAGGCCCATCGGCCGCCGCCTCCGCCCGACCTGACCGTGCAGATGGCGCGCTGCAAGGAGATCGTCGAGGCCTACCGGATCCCGATCTTCATCGAGCAAGGGCTCGAAGCCGACGATCTGCTCGCGGTGGCCGTGGCCCGTGCGAAGGAGAAGGGCCTGCGCGTGGTGATCGCCTCGAGCGACAAGGATCTGATGCAGCTCGTGGACGACGAGCGGGTCGTTCTGTGGGACGCGATGCGCGACAAGGTCTATGGCGCCGCCGAGGTGAAGGAGAAGTTCGGGGTTCCGCCGGAGCAGGTGCGTGACCTGCTGGCGCTGGTCGGGGACAGCTCGGACAACGTGCCTGGGGTCCCCAGCATCGGCTTGAAGACGGCGGCCGAGCTGCTGGGCCAGTTCGGGACGCTGGAGGCGATCTACGCGAGGATCGACGAGGTGAAGAAGCCTCGGACGCGAGAGGCGTTGAAGACGAACCAGGCGGACGCGCTGCTCTCGCAGAAGCTCGTGACCCTGGACGGTTCGGCGTCGGTCGATCTCGATCTGGAGAAGCTGCAGTACGGCGGTGGCGCCGATGTGGACCGGCTCCGCGAGCTATTCACCGCGCTGGGGTTCACGCGGTTCCTGAAGGCGGTGCGTGCCCCGACGCCCGAGGCGAGGGAGGCGACGTCACGGGTGATCCTGTCACGCGAGGAGCTCGCCGCGTTCGTGGCCGAGGCGCGCGAGGCGGGTCGCCTTGCGCTGGAGGTCCACGCTTCGAGTCGGGATCCGATGACGGCGAGCCTCGTGGGGGTGGCGCTCGCCTGTCAGCCAGGGCAGGGCGTGTACGTGCCGCTCGGGCACCGCTACCTGGGCGTGCCGGCGCAGGTGAGCCTGAACGACCTGAAGGAGGTGCTCGGGCCGGCGCTCGCCGACCCCGCTCTTCCGAAGGTGGGTCACGATGTGAAGTTCTGCGAGGTGGCCCTCCAGCGGCAAGGCTTCTCGTTCGCGGGTGTCACGTTCGACACGCTGCTGGCGAGCTACCTGCTCGACCCGGAAGGCAACAACGCGCTGCCCGTGCTGTCCGAGCGAGACACGGGGATCAAGGTGCCGCCCTTCGAGGCGGTGGCACCGAAGCGCAAGGGACAACCGACGCGGGGGCTCGACGAGGTCGAGGTCAGCGACGCCGCGAAGTATGCGGCCGCGTTCCCCGCGGCGGCGCTGGCGGTGAGCGACAAGCTGCGACCGCGGCTCCGGTCGGAGCGGCTGGAGAAGCTGCTGGACGATCTCGAACTCCCGCTCGCTGGCGTCCTCGCGCAGATGGAGGTTGCAGGGGTCCTCGTCGATCCAGGCGCCCTGACGGGCCTCGGCGAGCAGATGGCGAAGGAGCTGGCCGTCATCGAGACCAGGGCGCGAGAGATCGTGGGACACGAGCTGAACCTCGCCTCCCCGAAGCAGCTCGAGACCGTCCTGTTCGACGAGCTGAAACTGAAGTCGCAGCGCAAGACGAAGACGGGGCGCTCCACCGACGCCGACGTGCTCGAAGCGCTGGCCGAGGAGCACCCTCTCCCCGGCGTGGTGCTGGAGCACCGCCTGATCGCCAAGCTCAAGGGGACCTATGTCGATGCGCTCCCCAAGCTGGTCCACCCGGAAACGGGGCGCATTCACACCCGGTGGAGTCAGGCGGTCGCCGCGACGGGCAGGATCTCGTCTCAGGATCCGAACCTGCAGAACATCCCCATCCGGACCGCGCTGGGCCGCAGCATCCGCCGTGCGTTCGTCGCGCCTCCAGGAAGCGTCTTCCTGAGCGCTGACTATTCCCAGATCGAACTCCGGGTGCTGGCGCATCTCTCTCGAGACCCGGTGCTGGTCGAGGCGTTCCGCACGGGGCAGGACATTCATACCCGGACCGCGATGGAGATCTTCGATGTCGACGCCGCCTCCGTCACGGAGGAGATGCGGCGACAGAGCAAGACGATCAACTTCGGGGTCATCTACGGCATGGGCGAGTCAGCCCTGGCCAAGCGGCTGGGAATCCCTCGGGCCGAGGCGGCGCGCTTCATCGATGCGTACTTCCAGCGTTACCGTGGCGTGCACGAGTTCATGGAGCGCACCATGGCGGAGGCGAGGCGCAGCGAGTCCGTGCACACCTTGCTCGGACGTCGTCGCCTGTTGCCGGACCTGAGGAGCAGCGACCGCATGCGTCGCGCCTATGCCGAGCGCATCGCGCAGAACACGCCGATTCAAGGGACGGCCGCCGACTTGCTCAAGCTGGCGATGGTGAAGCTCGCGCGCCCCGTGGTGCCCGGCGCTCGGATGGTGCTCACCGTGCACGACGAGCTGGCGTTCGAGGTACCGAGCGGTGTCGTCGAGGAGGCCTCGGTGAAGGTGCGAGAGGCGATGGAGTCCGTCTACGCGCTCGATGTGCCGCTGGTCGTCGACATCGGGCACGGGGCGAGCTGGGCCGAGGCCCACTGA
- a CDS encoding carboxypeptidase regulatory-like domain-containing protein — MERDRQGTWGTAALLSLALLTLPLIVWLILPKPAAPSRSAPPMTRTSVEVASPPAPPEPVLAAQHDEVEAPVEAERTVPVRGTVLDPEGNPMTAAVVSCEEPRASAATDGEGRFELPPEAEGCLAMAVHALHQPSEKTQLHAGRENTLRLMAGGVIEGAVLDEQGRPVTSYQLAVEAFVPSLDPEARYGNRSRRVSDPEGLFRMDRLPPGRYVLAASAEGRPPARSEGIEVERGRTTAHVRITLAQGATLRGRVTDAETQAPIGEAQVQLDAVTSSGPSAIPAVKTDDAGRFEITGVPRQGPFSVRVQHADYMAKIVPGLDARGGGSTEVDVGLRRRVEGGANEEFTGIGATLLPGPEGVKVMGVIEGGPAERAGLLAGDRLVRIDGVDATGMTLSDCVQRLRGASGTRVSLSVDREGRPVDLTVLREVVVR; from the coding sequence ATGGAGCGCGATCGACAGGGGACGTGGGGTACGGCCGCGCTGCTGTCGCTCGCGCTCCTGACGTTGCCCCTCATCGTCTGGCTGATCTTGCCCAAGCCCGCGGCGCCTTCTCGCAGTGCACCGCCGATGACGCGCACCTCGGTGGAGGTCGCGTCGCCTCCGGCGCCACCCGAGCCGGTGCTGGCCGCGCAGCATGACGAGGTCGAGGCGCCCGTGGAGGCCGAGCGGACCGTCCCCGTGCGCGGGACGGTGCTGGATCCGGAAGGGAACCCGATGACGGCGGCGGTGGTGTCGTGCGAGGAGCCCAGGGCGTCGGCCGCGACCGACGGAGAAGGGCGCTTCGAGCTTCCGCCAGAGGCCGAGGGGTGCCTGGCGATGGCGGTGCACGCGCTGCACCAGCCGTCGGAGAAGACGCAGCTCCACGCGGGGCGGGAGAACACGCTGCGGCTGATGGCGGGGGGGGTGATCGAGGGCGCCGTGCTGGACGAGCAAGGGCGCCCCGTGACGTCGTATCAGCTCGCCGTGGAGGCGTTCGTTCCCAGTCTGGATCCGGAGGCGCGTTACGGGAATCGGTCGCGGAGGGTGTCGGATCCCGAGGGGTTGTTCCGCATGGATCGGCTGCCACCGGGTCGCTACGTGCTCGCGGCGAGCGCGGAGGGGCGTCCGCCGGCGCGGAGCGAGGGGATCGAGGTGGAGCGGGGGAGGACGACGGCCCATGTGCGAATCACGCTGGCGCAAGGCGCCACGCTTCGAGGGAGAGTGACGGATGCGGAGACGCAGGCGCCGATCGGCGAAGCGCAGGTGCAGCTCGATGCGGTGACGTCCTCGGGGCCCAGCGCCATCCCCGCGGTGAAGACGGACGACGCGGGGCGCTTCGAGATCACCGGGGTTCCGCGACAGGGGCCTTTCTCTGTACGGGTGCAGCACGCGGACTACATGGCGAAGATCGTCCCTGGTCTCGACGCGCGCGGGGGGGGCTCCACGGAGGTGGACGTGGGGCTCAGGCGCCGTGTGGAGGGCGGAGCGAACGAGGAGTTCACGGGCATCGGCGCCACGCTGCTGCCTGGGCCCGAGGGGGTGAAGGTCATGGGGGTGATCGAGGGAGGGCCCGCCGAGCGCGCAGGGTTGCTGGCGGGTGACCGCCTCGTCCGCATCGATGGTGTCGATGCGACGGGGATGACCCTCTCCGACTGCGTCCAGCGCTTGCGGGGGGCTTCCGGGACGCGGGTCTCGCTCTCCGTCGACCGGGAGGGGCGGCCCGTGGATCTCACGGTGCTGCGCGAGGTGGTCGTCCGCTGA